The Pseudodesulfovibrio sediminis genome includes the window ACCACGTCCTTGCCTGCGCCGCTTTCGCCGGTGATGAGGACCGGCACTTCCGACGGGGTCAGCTTCTCAATAAGAAAATTGATGCCCTTGATGGGGTCGGAACGACCGATGAGGTGGGTTTTCTGGGTGGTGTTTTCCTGAGTGTGTCGCAGCCCGCGGTTTTCACGGTGCAGACATACCCGTTGGTAGGCGCGATCCAGAACCAGCTCCATGCGGTCGAGCTTGAAGGGCTTGGTGATGTAATCAAAGACGCCCAGACGCATGGCCTCCACAGCGCTGTCTATGTCTCCGTGACCCGTGATGAGCACGAACTCCAGATCCTGCTGGGTCGATTTGAACTCAGTATATAAATCCATGCCGTCTGCGTCTGGCAGGCGGATATCCAGAATGATGACGTCATACCGCGTCTTGGACAGAAGCTGGCGTGCTCGCTTGGCGTCTTCAGCGGTGTGCAGGATGCGTTCGCTGGATTCGAGCTCCCTTTTCAGGAGTCTGCGGATGGATCGTTCATCATCCACGACAAGGACATTATAGGGTGACGGCATGCACTAATCCTGTTGAATGGGAAGGGTTACCCTGAATAGTGAGCCTTTCCCGGTTTCACTGAGCACGTCAATTTCGCCGTTGTGCTCCTTGACGATGTTGTAGCAGGTGGACAGCCCGATACCGATGCCTTTGCCAACCGGTTTGGTGGTAAAGAACGGGTCGAACAGGCGATCCTGGATCGCGGGCGAGATACCCGATCCGGAATCCTCCACTTCAAAGACGATGGCGCCGCTGCTGATCATGCGGGTGCGGACGCTGATGGTGCCTTCCTTGCCCTGCAGGGCGTCGGTGGCGTTGGTCATCAGGTTGAGCATGACCTGTTTCAGCCGGGGTTCATCCGCATAGATGAGCGGCAGGTCTTCACTCAGGTCGATGTCCAGAGTGAGCTTGCGCGAGCGTTTCAGGTGGTAGCCCAGGATGTTGAGCGTTTCCTTGACGACACCGTTGACGTTGACGATGCCGAACACCGAGTTGGCCGGATGCCCGAAGTTGAGCAGGCTTTTCACGATTTCCTGGCAACGGTTGCACTCTTTGAGAATGGTATCCGTGTATTCTGCGAACTCTTCCTTAAGGTCTGTGGGAACGTCTTCGGGGAGCTTGTCCAGACGGCGTTGGATGCCCTCGGCGTAGCCTGAAATGGCCATGAGCGGGTTGTTGACCTCATGGGCGACGCCTGTGGCCAGGGTGCCGACCGTGGCCATTTTTTCTGCCTGATAATATTTGGCCTGGTATTCTTTTTCCATGGTCACATCGCGCTTGAAAATGAGTACCCGGTTTTCCGAGCTGCCCGTGCTTTTCAGCGGAGACGCGATCATTTCGAACTGGTGTTTTCTTCCATCGATGCGGAAGAAGGCCAGCTCCTTGCACACCTTGTTTGTGGACAGGGAGCGGAATGCCGGACACTCGGGACAGGCGTCAACCGAGTTGCGGAACAGTTCGTAACAATACTTGCCTTCAGGCTCTACACCCTTGAACAGTTTGCGAAAGACGTGGTTCACGGAGATGATGCGCAGATTTTCCGAGAGAACCATCATGACGTCGGTAATGCCGTCCAGGATGGCTGCGATTTCCCTGCGCTGGCTTTCGGATTCCTCGTTGGCCGCTTGCAACTCCTCGATGGTGTGCTGGAGTTCCTGGAAGAAACCGAGCTTTGAGTGCTCGATGCCTATTAGGTCACTGAGTGTCGTTGACGGAGTCATTACCAGGCCTCCTCACAGATGGTCATGAGATCTTCCCAGGTTGCCGGTCTCGGGTTAGTGAGATGGCAGGCGTCATGGGTGGCCGTGACACAGATTTTTTTCAAAGTTTCCTTCTCGGGCACGAGGTCGCGTAAACGGGTGTTGATGCCCAACTCCACAAACAGCTTTTCAAGGCAGTCTATGCCCAGCACCGCTGCTTCCTTGGTGGAGCAGATGTGGGAGCCGGAGATGATCCTGCCGATTTCGCCCATTTTGCCGACGCAGGAGGGGAGGTTGTAGCGCATGACCTCTGGCAGGAGCACGGGGTGGACCCAGCCGTGGAGCACATCGCAGATACCACCCAGAGAGTGGGCCAGGGCGTGAAGCGATCCAAGACCCGCGTTGCTGAAGGACATGCCCGCAGCGGTAGAGGCGATGGACATCTGCTCCAGCGCCTTGAGGTCGCGGTCTTCGGCAGCGGGCTTGATGTTGTTGATGATCAGTTCGATGGCCTTGAGCGCCTGCATTTCAGTGAACGGGGAGGCGAGCTTGGAGACATAGGATTCCACGGCGTGTGCCAGGGCGTCAATGCCTGCCGCCAGAATGAGGCTGCGGCTCTGTGTGATCAGGAGTTGCGGGTCGATGATGGAAATGTTCGGAACGAGGGAGC containing:
- a CDS encoding two-component system sensor histidine kinase NtrB codes for the protein MTPSTTLSDLIGIEHSKLGFFQELQHTIEELQAANEESESQRREIAAILDGITDVMMVLSENLRIISVNHVFRKLFKGVEPEGKYCYELFRNSVDACPECPAFRSLSTNKVCKELAFFRIDGRKHQFEMIASPLKSTGSSENRVLIFKRDVTMEKEYQAKYYQAEKMATVGTLATGVAHEVNNPLMAISGYAEGIQRRLDKLPEDVPTDLKEEFAEYTDTILKECNRCQEIVKSLLNFGHPANSVFGIVNVNGVVKETLNILGYHLKRSRKLTLDIDLSEDLPLIYADEPRLKQVMLNLMTNATDALQGKEGTISVRTRMISSGAIVFEVEDSGSGISPAIQDRLFDPFFTTKPVGKGIGIGLSTCYNIVKEHNGEIDVLSETGKGSLFRVTLPIQQD
- a CDS encoding iron-containing alcohol dehydrogenase codes for the protein MISTKFAIPDIIFGSGSITHLAECAKRVGAQKIFFVSDSGVEESGWVDLVKGILRANNLECVYFNDVNSNPRDRQVHSGAKQYLEARCDVIIALGGGSAMDTAKGIGIIAGNGGQIRDYEGANRIMRPLPPMILIPSTAGSSSDISQFCIITDVEREVKMSIISRSLVPNISIIDPQLLITQSRSLILAAGIDALAHAVESYVSKLASPFTEMQALKAIELIINNIKPAAEDRDLKALEQMSIASTAAGMSFSNAGLGSLHALAHSLGGICDVLHGWVHPVLLPEVMRYNLPSCVGKMGEIGRIISGSHICSTKEAAVLGIDCLEKLFVELGINTRLRDLVPEKETLKKICVTATHDACHLTNPRPATWEDLMTICEEAW